The following are encoded in a window of Legionella geestiana genomic DNA:
- a CDS encoding IS982 family transposase has protein sequence MPVEDFIISTFCLIDSLYKKAVITKLRTRGFAPRLSDPEVITIELVGEFLGLDTDKAIWSYFKRHWQNWFPGLGDRTSFARQSAKLWAVKQSIQKLLAGKLGTFNDSLHMSDGFPLPICHFRRANFSRLFSEAAAYGYCASKNERYYGFKGNLLIDSQGVITAITVTQANIDERESVWDNLDNVQGMIIADKGLIGQDFQEQIRQHTNVTLQTPLRSNMTDPRGSDFSKWLVSTRRLVETVIGQLTERFHIQKVRARDLWHLTSRIGRKTLAHTIGCFLNHKRGAKLTQFDGLVAPL, from the coding sequence GTGCCGGTTGAGGATTTTATCATTAGTACTTTTTGTTTGATAGATTCCCTTTACAAAAAGGCCGTTATCACAAAGTTGAGAACCCGAGGCTTTGCACCCAGGCTCTCCGATCCCGAGGTGATCACGATAGAGCTGGTTGGCGAGTTTCTCGGGCTTGATACCGATAAGGCAATTTGGTCATATTTCAAGCGACACTGGCAGAATTGGTTTCCCGGGCTTGGAGACAGGACGAGCTTCGCCAGGCAATCAGCCAAGTTGTGGGCCGTTAAGCAAAGCATTCAAAAATTGCTGGCCGGGAAACTGGGTACCTTCAATGACTCACTCCATATGTCTGACGGATTTCCTTTGCCAATTTGTCACTTCAGGCGCGCTAACTTTTCCCGGTTGTTCTCAGAGGCCGCCGCTTATGGCTACTGCGCCTCAAAAAATGAGCGCTATTATGGGTTCAAGGGCAATCTGTTGATTGACTCACAAGGCGTCATTACCGCCATAACCGTCACACAGGCAAACATTGATGAACGAGAGTCCGTCTGGGATAATCTCGACAACGTACAGGGCATGATTATTGCTGATAAGGGATTGATAGGCCAAGATTTTCAGGAACAAATCCGACAACATACGAATGTTACCCTGCAAACGCCTCTGCGCTCCAATATGACAGACCCACGCGGCTCAGATTTTAGCAAGTGGCTCGTATCTACCCGCAGATTGGTTGAAACGGTGATTGGGCAACTGACAGAGCGCTTTCATATTCAAAAAGTCAGGGCTCGCGACCTCTGGCACCTGACCAGCAGAATCGGACGAAAAACCTTGGCGCATACAATTGGATGCTTTCTTAATCACAAGCGAGGGGCAAAATTAACCCAGTTTGATGGACTTGTCGCCCCGTTGTAA
- a CDS encoding IS3 family transposase, protein MREQCMLLGLSVSSYYYKASSISAEDERLMTLLDEHYLQYPCEGKIKRAQWLSKEVGYTVGRRRIKRLMEVMGLETVYPKPNTSVPNKEHTVYPYLLRDIDITKPDQVWAADITYVRMKGGHVYLLAIMDWYSRYVVQWAVSPTLEAEFCVEALRNALLKGRCEIFNTDQGSQFTSSDWINTLKTHRISISMDGRGRYLDNIFIERLWRSVKQEKLYRYSFESIEEVELALCEYFDYYNHRRPHQSFRYFTPADMYFQHRKKT, encoded by the coding sequence ATCCGAGAGCAGTGCATGCTACTCGGATTGAGCGTTTCCAGTTACTATTACAAGGCGTCTTCCATATCAGCAGAAGATGAGCGATTAATGACGCTGCTTGACGAGCATTATCTCCAATATCCCTGTGAAGGCAAAATTAAGCGCGCACAATGGCTATCAAAAGAGGTTGGTTATACTGTTGGTAGACGTCGTATCAAGAGACTCATGGAGGTCATGGGGTTAGAAACCGTCTACCCAAAGCCAAATACAAGCGTACCCAATAAAGAGCACACCGTGTACCCCTATTTATTGCGAGATATCGATATCACAAAACCCGATCAAGTATGGGCGGCGGATATCACATACGTCAGGATGAAAGGCGGTCACGTCTATTTGCTCGCCATTATGGATTGGTATAGCCGCTATGTGGTTCAATGGGCCGTTTCACCAACGCTTGAGGCTGAATTCTGTGTAGAAGCACTTAGAAATGCTTTGCTGAAAGGACGATGTGAAATCTTCAACACTGATCAAGGGTCACAATTCACCTCAAGTGACTGGATAAACACGCTAAAAACCCACAGGATCTCCATCAGTATGGATGGGCGAGGTCGCTACCTTGATAATATTTTTATAGAGCGTTTATGGCGTAGTGTTAAACAAGAAAAACTCTATCGATATTCTTTTGAGTCAATTGAAGAAGTTGAGCTGGCATTATGTGAATACTTTGATTATTATAACCACCGAAGACCGCACCAGTCCTTCAGATATTTCACACCAGCGGACATGTATTTTCAACACCGTAAAAAAACATGA
- a CDS encoding DUF3175 domain-containing protein: MEPEHWSKKVTETSHSLDIEKGLFTWSCPKKIAAALWDSALKSSERKGSVYQSAMSMLNFYINRAGCHLPQEQKEVLLDAKRELKLLAKVKNER, encoded by the coding sequence ATGGAACCTGAACACTGGTCAAAAAAAGTGACGGAAACCAGTCACTCGCTGGATATTGAAAAAGGACTGTTTACCTGGAGTTGCCCTAAAAAAATTGCAGCCGCCTTATGGGATTCGGCACTTAAAAGTAGCGAGCGTAAAGGCTCTGTGTATCAGTCTGCCATGTCCATGCTAAATTTTTATATTAACCGCGCGGGTTGCCACTTGCCTCAAGAACAAAAAGAAGTTTTGCTGGATGCGAAACGAGAACTGAAGTTATTGGCAAAAGTTAAGAATGAGCGTTAA
- a CDS encoding ankyrin repeat domain-containing protein, with translation MPNYVSLYASPEEGVVDIEGVRIEICALDTFDPRGEPVIGFIQANPCKLASGELIRRVVMPETRMAIVRNSNQYFFEDIKKISEDVVHFLAASQMHVYPYFDDDSVSVSTAGFMEAQWGLPHIATMPSQALTPSVKPEQPWGVCYFKDEGITETLFAYSQYISLSSQPLQILIGNFDEYMPPVTDDLVERFKTLSPTFTVFTFYHALNNNDFRHLMASCPSTLVGVTGVSSTLEAIASGKLPYYQYLYKNRHFSASWLTAVREQSIDAAPEMRERLFAFSSRLFAPKPLESAEYDAMHRDLRDATLVDNLQKVHQKTFAAANGRLGARLLGFFDRPSALVSERQYRVACERLRRIGDTAPPTASQALRRAAALGYGLEARIILLHCPGIINHQDTTHSYRTALHWAVINQHLDVLRMLVRAGASPLIADKFGKTALDYAGTIPAKGSQCSMMSLLEQELKALESSPASSSDPASLMHH, from the coding sequence ATGCCTAATTATGTCTCCTTATACGCTTCGCCAGAAGAAGGTGTGGTTGATATTGAAGGCGTGAGAATTGAAATCTGCGCGCTGGATACGTTTGACCCCCGTGGTGAGCCGGTGATTGGGTTTATCCAGGCCAATCCCTGTAAATTAGCCTCTGGAGAACTTATCAGACGGGTTGTGATGCCCGAAACCCGGATGGCGATTGTGCGTAACTCCAACCAGTATTTTTTCGAAGACATTAAGAAAATCAGTGAGGACGTAGTACATTTTCTGGCAGCAAGCCAGATGCATGTATACCCCTATTTCGATGATGATTCAGTGAGCGTCAGTACGGCAGGTTTTATGGAGGCGCAATGGGGATTGCCTCATATTGCAACCATGCCATCTCAGGCACTCACACCCTCCGTAAAACCCGAGCAGCCATGGGGGGTGTGTTACTTTAAAGATGAAGGCATTACTGAGACATTATTTGCATACAGTCAATATATCTCGCTCTCCTCGCAGCCCTTACAGATTCTGATTGGAAATTTTGATGAGTATATGCCCCCTGTAACCGATGACCTGGTTGAGAGATTCAAAACACTAAGCCCAACATTCACGGTCTTTACGTTTTATCATGCCTTAAACAACAACGACTTTCGTCATTTGATGGCTTCCTGTCCATCGACTCTCGTTGGCGTAACCGGTGTTAGCAGCACCCTTGAAGCGATAGCTTCAGGGAAGCTGCCGTATTATCAGTATTTATATAAAAACAGGCATTTTTCAGCCTCGTGGCTGACGGCGGTACGCGAACAGTCTATTGATGCTGCGCCGGAAATGCGCGAACGGCTTTTTGCGTTTTCCTCACGTCTCTTTGCTCCTAAACCGCTGGAAAGCGCTGAATATGACGCAATGCATCGGGATTTACGGGACGCCACTCTTGTTGACAACCTGCAGAAGGTGCATCAAAAAACCTTTGCCGCAGCAAATGGCCGTTTGGGAGCGCGTTTGCTCGGTTTTTTTGACAGGCCCTCGGCGCTCGTTTCAGAAAGACAGTACCGCGTGGCTTGTGAACGTTTGAGACGAATTGGCGACACTGCTCCCCCGACGGCCAGTCAGGCGCTGCGCCGGGCAGCGGCTTTGGGATATGGTCTCGAAGCGCGCATCATTCTTCTGCATTGTCCGGGAATTATTAATCATCAGGATACGACCCACAGTTACCGCACGGCACTGCATTGGGCGGTTATCAATCAGCACCTGGATGTACTCAGGATGCTTGTGCGGGCCGGCGCAAGTCCTTTGATTGCCGATAAATTCGGAAAGACAGCCCTTGATTATGCTGGTACCATACCCGCTAAAGGTTCGCAATGCAGCATGATGAGTCTGCTTGAACAGGAATTGAAAGCGCTCGAGTCCTCGCCGGCATCATCATCGGACCCCGCGAGCTTGATGCATCACTAG
- a CDS encoding TspO/MBR family protein, whose product MPARKWISLLLWIALFQCAGFLSGLLTQANITSWYAPLAKSSLTPPGFVFSIVWTLLYLLLAGTGWWLSQQKHYRPEYALFWIQMLLNWAWTPIFFHLHLTGLGVILLTVMLVLNAWLILRLKARESRLYLVLIPYFLWLLFATYLNMVIWMLNVKGGA is encoded by the coding sequence ATGCCTGCCAGAAAATGGATTTCACTGCTCTTGTGGATAGCGTTATTTCAGTGTGCGGGCTTTTTGTCGGGCCTTTTAACACAGGCAAACATTACCTCATGGTATGCGCCTCTCGCAAAATCATCGCTCACCCCTCCGGGCTTTGTTTTTTCCATTGTCTGGACGCTCTTATACCTGCTTCTTGCCGGAACAGGCTGGTGGTTATCGCAGCAAAAACACTATCGGCCAGAGTATGCGCTCTTCTGGATACAGATGCTTTTGAACTGGGCGTGGACGCCGATTTTTTTTCATCTGCATCTGACAGGCCTGGGAGTCATCCTGCTGACAGTGATGCTTGTCCTGAATGCCTGGCTCATTTTACGCTTGAAGGCGCGTGAGAGCAGACTGTATCTGGTCTTGATTCCCTATTTTTTATGGCTTCTGTTCGCGACATATCTGAACATGGTCATCTGGATGCTGAATGTAAAAGGCGGCGCATGA
- a CDS encoding cryptochrome/photolyase family protein produces MKRLHLVLGNQLSESISSLKDFNPEKDLVLMCEVMEEATYVRHHQKKIAFLFSAMRHFAHALSLKGYQVEYTRLDDLDNAGSFRAEVQRALKRHTITRIVVTHPGEFRVLEDMMQWEAAFGIPVDIRPDDSFLCTLEEFSDWAKDRKQLRMEYFYREMRRKYSILMEGDKPIGGQWNYDAENRKPPSKRLAIPKPYVLEPDAITEEVMAMVEARFSDHFGHLRPFYFAVTREQALKVLEVFIEQRLVHFGDYQDAMLEGEPWMYHAHISFYLNCGLLLPLECISAVQEAYFQGRAPLNAVEGFIRQIMGWREYVRGIYWLKMPHYREMNFFAATRNLPDFYWSADTKMNCLAQCVSETQKNAYAHHIQRLMVLGNFALLAGIDPAQVNAWFLIVYADAYEWVELPNVSGMILFADGGYLASKPYAAGGSYIHKMSDYCKHCHYNVLEKTGSSACPFNYLYWNFLSRNREKLQFNQRLSAMYKTYDKMSAEKKYAIEKDSAEFLRGLEEQSAV; encoded by the coding sequence ATGAAACGTTTGCACCTTGTTCTTGGCAATCAACTGTCTGAATCGATTTCGAGCCTGAAGGACTTTAATCCTGAAAAAGATTTGGTCTTGATGTGTGAAGTCATGGAAGAGGCTACGTACGTCAGGCACCATCAAAAAAAGATTGCCTTTCTCTTTTCCGCGATGCGCCATTTTGCACACGCTCTGAGCCTTAAGGGATATCAGGTCGAATACACGCGGCTTGATGACCTGGATAACGCGGGTTCATTCAGAGCCGAGGTTCAGCGTGCACTCAAGCGTCACACGATTACACGCATTGTGGTCACTCATCCCGGCGAATTCCGAGTGCTTGAGGATATGATGCAGTGGGAGGCCGCTTTCGGCATTCCCGTTGATATACGACCTGATGACAGTTTTTTGTGTACGCTTGAAGAATTTTCAGACTGGGCAAAAGACCGTAAACAACTTCGCATGGAGTATTTTTATCGGGAAATGCGCAGGAAATATTCCATTCTCATGGAGGGTGACAAGCCCATTGGCGGACAATGGAATTATGATGCAGAAAACCGAAAACCGCCCTCCAAACGACTTGCGATTCCAAAGCCATATGTTCTGGAACCAGATGCCATCACCGAAGAAGTCATGGCAATGGTAGAGGCCCGGTTTTCAGACCATTTTGGCCATCTGAGACCCTTTTATTTTGCGGTTACGCGCGAACAGGCGTTGAAGGTTCTGGAAGTGTTTATCGAGCAAAGGCTCGTGCATTTTGGCGATTATCAGGATGCGATGCTGGAAGGCGAGCCATGGATGTACCACGCTCACATCAGTTTTTATTTGAATTGCGGGCTGCTGTTGCCGCTTGAATGCATCAGTGCTGTACAGGAGGCGTATTTTCAGGGCAGGGCGCCATTGAATGCAGTTGAAGGGTTTATTCGTCAAATCATGGGCTGGCGCGAATATGTTCGGGGCATTTACTGGCTGAAAATGCCACACTATCGAGAGATGAATTTTTTTGCGGCCACCCGCAATCTACCTGATTTTTACTGGTCAGCAGATACAAAGATGAACTGCCTCGCGCAATGTGTTTCTGAGACGCAGAAAAATGCCTATGCGCATCATATTCAGCGCCTGATGGTGCTTGGCAATTTTGCGCTTCTTGCAGGTATTGATCCGGCACAGGTCAATGCGTGGTTTCTGATAGTGTATGCTGATGCTTATGAGTGGGTGGAGCTGCCGAATGTGTCTGGCATGATTCTATTCGCTGACGGTGGCTATCTTGCCAGTAAGCCGTATGCCGCAGGTGGCAGTTATATCCATAAAATGTCAGATTACTGCAAACACTGTCATTATAACGTGCTTGAAAAAACCGGCTCGAGTGCGTGTCCATTTAATTATCTTTACTGGAATTTTTTGTCACGAAACCGTGAGAAACTGCAGTTTAATCAGCGCTTAAGTGCCATGTATAAAACCTATGACAAAATGAGTGCGGAAAAAAAATACGCCATCGAGAAAGACAGTGCCGAATTTCTCAGAGGCCTTGAAGAACAAAGCGCGGTTTAG
- a CDS encoding MBL fold metallo-hydrolase, with product MDIQFLGATQTVTGSKYLVKTEKTSVLVDCGLFQGFKELRLRNWNPLPIRPADIEYVLLTHAHIDHSGYLPLLVKNGFHGKIICTSATYDLCRILLPDSGHLQEEEAFYANKKGYSKHHPALPLYTREEAEKCLDYFHPQEWHTPFKIHDNFHASFRYAGHILGASSILLEHHDSTLLFSGDIGRMHDPVMNPPEPPFEASYLVIESTYGNRLHDSEDPETQLGDIINRTVRRHGTVLIPAFAVGRTQSLLFYIQQLKAKKRIPDIPVFVDSPMATNATEIFARHPRETRLNPEQSREVCGVAQYIRSVEESIALNQKKEPMILISASGMATGGRVIHHIRNLAPNHRNTIVFSGFQAGGTRGDRLVRGEKEVKMFGQMVPIRAEVVQMKNASAHMDQTELLLWLSQLKKSPETIFITHGEKESAEALKSKIEQQFRCKCVIPNYEDKETLT from the coding sequence ATGGATATACAGTTTTTAGGAGCAACGCAAACCGTAACGGGATCAAAGTATCTGGTAAAGACTGAAAAAACGAGTGTGCTCGTTGACTGCGGGCTTTTTCAAGGCTTTAAAGAGCTTCGTCTGCGAAACTGGAATCCCCTGCCCATCCGTCCTGCAGACATTGAGTACGTGCTCCTGACCCATGCACACATCGACCACAGCGGCTATCTTCCCCTGCTGGTTAAGAACGGGTTTCATGGAAAAATCATCTGCACCAGTGCGACTTATGATTTATGCCGGATTTTGTTGCCTGACAGCGGCCATCTCCAGGAAGAAGAAGCGTTTTATGCCAATAAAAAGGGCTACTCGAAGCACCACCCCGCCCTGCCGCTTTATACCCGTGAGGAAGCCGAGAAATGTCTTGATTATTTTCATCCGCAGGAATGGCACACCCCATTCAAAATTCACGATAATTTTCATGCGTCTTTTCGTTATGCCGGACATATTCTTGGCGCCTCCTCGATTCTGCTGGAGCACCACGACAGCACCCTGCTGTTTTCAGGAGATATCGGGCGCATGCACGACCCGGTTATGAATCCGCCAGAGCCGCCATTTGAAGCCAGTTATCTCGTAATTGAATCCACCTATGGCAACCGCCTGCATGATTCAGAAGACCCCGAAACACAGCTGGGAGATATCATCAACCGCACAGTCAGGCGGCATGGTACCGTCTTAATTCCGGCCTTTGCCGTTGGCCGTACCCAGTCCCTGCTGTTTTATATTCAACAGTTAAAGGCTAAAAAACGCATCCCTGATATACCGGTTTTTGTGGACAGCCCAATGGCCACTAATGCCACCGAAATTTTTGCACGCCACCCGCGCGAAACGCGCTTAAACCCTGAACAATCGAGGGAAGTATGCGGCGTGGCTCAATATATTCGCTCAGTTGAAGAATCCATTGCACTGAACCAGAAAAAAGAACCCATGATTTTAATTTCCGCGAGCGGCATGGCCACCGGCGGACGTGTTATTCATCACATACGCAATCTGGCACCCAATCATAGAAACACCATTGTTTTCAGCGGCTTTCAAGCGGGCGGTACGCGTGGCGACAGGCTGGTTCGTGGCGAAAAAGAAGTGAAAATGTTTGGTCAGATGGTTCCTATTCGCGCTGAAGTCGTCCAGATGAAAAATGCATCTGCGCATATGGATCAGACGGAATTACTCCTGTGGCTGAGTCAGTTAAAAAAATCGCCTGAAACTATTTTTATCACTCATGGTGAAAAAGAATCCGCAGAAGCGCTTAAATCTAAAATCGAACAGCAGTTTCGCTGTAAATGCGTCATTCCCAATTATGAAGACAAGGAAACGTTAACCTGA
- a CDS encoding TIGR01777 family oxidoreductase gives MMNLLIAGASGFIGTELTNALAKDHQLTVLGRSQVRLQQHFSQSVRALTWDALSGHDALPYDAVINLCGSNIGARRWSATVKDELIASRTMTNQRLIAWLNAQKATPRFLCANAIGIYGAEDKSTVSFDENSPVQTDSSPDFLKQIGLAWQDALKPAADAGMSVTTLRFGVVLKKGKGMLKKLELPYKACLGSILGSGEQSLSWIHHEDVVNAVRFILEHPEASGPFNLTSPNPVTQKEFAKTFAAVLKRPLLLKTPSFFIRALLGEMGEYLLLKGQSVLPKRLLEAGFSFKYPTLEAALRREYS, from the coding sequence ATGATGAACCTGTTAATTGCCGGCGCTTCCGGCTTTATCGGCACAGAATTAACGAATGCACTTGCAAAAGACCATCAGTTGACGGTACTGGGACGCTCACAGGTACGATTGCAGCAGCATTTTTCGCAAAGCGTCCGGGCACTTACGTGGGACGCGCTCTCGGGGCATGATGCATTGCCCTATGACGCCGTTATCAACCTCTGTGGTTCCAACATTGGTGCAAGAAGATGGAGTGCGACAGTAAAAGACGAATTGATTGCCTCACGCACCATGACCAATCAGCGGCTCATTGCATGGTTGAATGCCCAAAAGGCGACTCCGCGGTTTTTATGTGCCAATGCCATAGGCATTTACGGTGCGGAGGATAAAAGCACCGTTTCATTTGATGAAAATTCTCCGGTCCAGACAGACAGCTCGCCTGATTTTTTAAAGCAGATTGGACTTGCCTGGCAGGACGCGCTGAAGCCGGCAGCGGATGCCGGAATGTCGGTTACAACACTGCGTTTTGGGGTGGTATTAAAAAAGGGCAAGGGCATGCTCAAAAAACTGGAGCTTCCCTATAAGGCCTGCCTTGGAAGCATTTTAGGAAGCGGGGAGCAGAGCCTTTCATGGATTCATCACGAGGATGTGGTGAATGCCGTGCGCTTTATTCTTGAGCATCCCGAAGCAAGCGGGCCTTTTAACCTCACATCGCCCAATCCCGTCACGCAAAAGGAATTCGCTAAAACCTTTGCAGCGGTTTTAAAGCGCCCGCTTCTGTTGAAAACACCGTCCTTTTTCATCAGAGCGCTTTTAGGTGAGATGGGTGAATACCTGCTGTTAAAAGGCCAGAGCGTGCTGCCTAAACGTTTGCTCGAGGCGGGCTTTAGCTTTAAGTACCCTACACTTGAAGCCGCGTTAAGACGTGAGTATTCTTAA
- a CDS encoding 5'-methylthioadenosine/S-adenosylhomocysteine nucleosidase translates to MISTCEQPSSSQPQPVDCAILSAMTEELAVLKDNLKTLKRESFTIGALSFEIFELEGYRILLTPTGVGTGFATIITTLVHAHFNPQCMLFMGTAGAIENGLGIRDIILVESAFEAEAQGMFTALANTPFESCLTHPLTEQKILPVYSAHRDLLAIAATLSAPVHRGTVVTSNVFPAPKGTFPALRASGALAIDMETSAFYQATTFLQIPSLAIRVVSNKLDNEGNDKDIGSSDIPGSVQVASDYVMQLLKALLQQKKSEAAIPASESALRILTS, encoded by the coding sequence ATGATCTCGACATGCGAACAGCCCTCATCCTCACAGCCTCAGCCGGTTGACTGTGCCATACTTTCCGCAATGACCGAAGAACTGGCAGTTTTAAAGGATAATTTAAAAACGCTGAAACGGGAAAGTTTTACGATTGGCGCGCTTTCTTTTGAGATTTTTGAGCTTGAGGGTTATCGGATATTACTGACACCGACGGGCGTGGGTACGGGATTTGCCACGATTATCACGACACTCGTGCATGCACATTTCAATCCACAATGCATGCTTTTCATGGGTACTGCTGGCGCCATTGAAAATGGGCTTGGCATTCGTGACATTATCCTTGTTGAATCGGCTTTTGAAGCCGAAGCGCAGGGCATGTTTACAGCACTTGCAAATACACCTTTTGAAAGCTGCCTCACACATCCCTTAACGGAGCAAAAAATTCTGCCGGTTTATTCTGCCCACAGGGATTTACTGGCCATCGCCGCAACCCTTAGCGCACCTGTCCATCGAGGGACGGTCGTCACGTCTAATGTCTTCCCGGCGCCCAAAGGCACTTTTCCTGCGCTGCGTGCATCCGGCGCACTCGCCATTGACATGGAAACCTCCGCATTTTACCAGGCGACCACTTTCCTGCAAATCCCGAGCCTTGCTATCCGTGTTGTAAGTAATAAACTCGATAACGAAGGCAATGACAAGGATATCGGTTCATCTGATATTCCGGGGAGCGTTCAGGTGGCGAGCGATTATGTCATGCAGCTTTTAAAAGCACTCCTGCAGCAGAAAAAGAGCGAGGCAGCGATACCCGCAAGCGAGAGCGCGTTAAGAATACTCACGTCTTAA
- a CDS encoding cation:proton antiporter produces the protein MGHGLPLITTLASALGLALVMGLIAVRLKLPTLVGYLLAGVILGPFTPGFVANAEIAAELAEIGVMLLMFGVGLHFSLDELLETRKIALPGAILQILVATCLGTLLAMLWGWPLSNALVLGLALSVASTVVLIRAMEAEGLFGTMNARIAVGWLIIEDIAMVLALVFLPFLAHWFHGEVSANGQSLWAVLGITLLKVSAFIAFMLLVGRWALPKLLALVIRTGSNELFTLCIITAAVSIAFGASRLFGISFALGAFFSGMIIRESEFSRRAAEETLPFREAFAVLFFVSVGMLFNPWIFTEHPLRVLAVTGIIVIGKSIAATLLVLAFRYPLSTALTISVSLAQIGEFSFILAAHGVQLNLLPLEGQELILAGALISIAINPLLFRLIRSSKKE, from the coding sequence ATGGGGCATGGATTACCGCTGATTACCACACTGGCCAGCGCACTTGGGCTTGCCCTGGTGATGGGGCTTATAGCGGTGCGCCTGAAACTGCCAACGCTTGTTGGCTATCTGCTGGCAGGCGTCATTCTCGGGCCTTTTACACCGGGTTTTGTAGCCAACGCTGAAATAGCGGCTGAACTCGCGGAAATTGGCGTCATGCTGCTGATGTTCGGTGTTGGTCTGCACTTTTCACTGGACGAGCTCCTTGAAACCCGCAAAATCGCGTTACCTGGCGCAATCTTACAGATTCTCGTTGCAACCTGCCTTGGAACACTGCTTGCCATGCTGTGGGGCTGGCCGCTCAGCAACGCGCTGGTGCTTGGGCTTGCGCTTTCGGTTGCGAGTACGGTCGTGCTTATTCGTGCCATGGAAGCGGAGGGACTCTTCGGCACCATGAACGCCCGTATTGCCGTTGGCTGGTTGATTATCGAAGACATCGCCATGGTGCTGGCACTGGTCTTCCTGCCGTTTCTCGCGCATTGGTTTCATGGCGAGGTTAGTGCCAACGGCCAAAGCCTCTGGGCCGTATTGGGAATAACCCTGCTTAAAGTATCCGCCTTCATTGCATTTATGCTGCTTGTCGGACGCTGGGCGCTTCCAAAACTGCTTGCCCTTGTCATCCGCACTGGTTCGAATGAACTCTTTACGCTCTGCATCATCACGGCAGCCGTCAGCATCGCTTTTGGCGCATCCCGCCTCTTTGGCATTTCCTTTGCGCTTGGCGCGTTCTTCTCAGGCATGATTATCCGTGAATCGGAATTCAGCCGCCGCGCTGCGGAAGAAACGCTCCCTTTCAGAGAAGCCTTTGCCGTCTTGTTTTTCGTCTCTGTCGGCATGCTTTTTAACCCCTGGATTTTCACCGAACACCCGCTGCGCGTCCTTGCGGTAACCGGCATTATCGTCATCGGCAAATCGATTGCCGCCACCCTTCTGGTTCTTGCTTTCCGCTACCCGCTGAGCACCGCCCTCACCATCTCGGTAAGCCTTGCACAGATTGGCGAATTCTCCTTTATTCTCGCAGCCCATGGCGTACAGTTAAATCTTTTGCCATTAGAAGGCCAGGAGTTGATTCTTGCCGGCGCCTTGATTTCAATTGCTATCAATCCGTTACTGTTCAGACTTATACGTTCTTCAAAAAAAGAGTAG
- a CDS encoding histidine phosphatase family protein, giving the protein MHTRLLIARHGNTFNKGEVVRRVGSTDLPLTEEGLLQGARLGLYLKTHNLIPDAIFTSERLRTRQTAMEAQKIMQTNCPLQTLSIFNEIDYGPDENQPEERVLERIGRDALDAWEASATAPPGWHVEPERIINDWKDFAQKMTETHTGKTVLVVTSNGIARFAPWLTDDFESFSHKFGIKVATGALCIFQHQPPGNLWQCLSWNLKP; this is encoded by the coding sequence ATGCATACTCGACTGTTAATTGCCCGGCATGGCAATACCTTTAACAAGGGCGAGGTGGTGCGCCGCGTTGGCAGCACCGACTTACCGCTGACAGAAGAGGGACTTTTACAGGGTGCGCGACTGGGGCTGTACCTCAAAACACATAACCTGATACCGGATGCCATCTTCACATCAGAACGCCTGCGCACCCGCCAGACCGCCATGGAAGCGCAAAAAATCATGCAGACTAACTGCCCCTTACAGACGCTCTCCATCTTTAATGAAATCGACTACGGCCCTGATGAAAACCAGCCGGAGGAGCGCGTTTTAGAGCGTATCGGCCGTGATGCGCTTGATGCCTGGGAGGCATCCGCCACAGCTCCACCCGGATGGCATGTCGAGCCGGAACGCATAATCAATGACTGGAAAGATTTTGCACAAAAAATGACTGAAACCCATACGGGGAAAACCGTTCTTGTCGTAACGAGCAATGGCATTGCCCGTTTTGCTCCGTGGCTCACTGACGATTTTGAATCGTTTTCCCATAAATTCGGTATTAAGGTTGCCACAGGTGCTTTGTGCATTTTTCAACATCAACCTCCGGGCAACCTATGGCAGTGCCTTTCCTGGAATCTAAAGCCATGA